The Megalops cyprinoides isolate fMegCyp1 chromosome 10, fMegCyp1.pri, whole genome shotgun sequence genome window below encodes:
- the LOC118784622 gene encoding Schwann cell myelin protein, producing the protein MAAEGWLFGALLLGLWREATSLSSHISVPDRVPALLGSCVVIPCSFRPGPRGGGPALYQVRLHSLSSYLPLRRTVFSSEAGGQVSRQFRGRAALAGDPRQGDCSVRIEGVTEDDRSYYEVGVKEPGVSEWRKSKKVFLNVSDNPSQPMISDPGAVVEGQLVTLNCTISNSCPTQPPQVWWKWERGRQANESRPQTQGPPLPQGELLLSSFSFTASSQAQPRVRCEARYQGGRTVSSTRELHVRFPPKDVEVHVHTLSVQEGASALLSCSCKADPPATEFLWVYSQQGAVFLLPQRSHTVRLYNVTRDTRVRCTARSPMGQADSALTGISVQYKPVISPQSFCRWEGQVVFCFCAVDANPRAAVTWSVNRSVPPDSYNTSASVSPGNGTLSATLRGDMELVLSVTCYANNALGNDSSTLLYTLNDALLWKVLPAAGALASLLLVSALLLLLYLCHRKAGRHLLNCGPPSVYPGNLGIYQDRAPLYINCSEVTHIYTNGSYQLVYQNCTPLFVRNTQQREGRVAWSDRQPRRARTRPDTDTETHVYLEII; encoded by the exons ATGGCTGCCGAGGGCTGGCTGTTCGGTGCCCTCCTCCTGG GGCTGTGGAGAGAGGCGacgtctctctcctcccacatATCCGTCCCGGACAGGGTGCCTGCACTGCTGGGATCCTGTGTGGTCATCCCCTGTTCCTTCCGGCCGGGCCCGCGGGGGGGCGGCCCCGCCCTGTACCAGGTCAGGCTGCACTCCCTGTCCTCCTACCTCCCGCTGAGGCGCACCGTGTTCAGCAGCGAGGCGGGCGGCCAGGTGAGCCGCCAGTTCAGGGGGCGCGCAGCTCTGGCGGGGGACCCCCGGCAGGGGGACTGCTCGGTCAGGATTGAGGGGGTGACGGAGGACGACAGGAGTTACTACGAGGTGGGAGTGAAGGAGCCAGGTGTCTCGGAGTGGAGGAAGTCAAAGAAAGTCTTCCTCAACGTGTCAG ATAACCCCAGTCAGCCCATGATCAGTGATCCTGGGGCAGTTGTTGAGGGGCAGTTAGTCACCCTGAACTGCACCATCAGTAACAGCTgccccacccagcccccccaGGTCTGGTggaagtgggagagagggagacaggcgAATGAGAGCCGACCCCAGACGCAGGGACCTCCACTCCCCCAGGGGGAGCTTTTGctgtcctccttctccttcactgCCTCCTCCCAGGCTCAGCCCAGAGTGAGGTGTGAGGCCAGGTACCAGGGAGGGAGGACCGTGTCCAGCACCAGGGAGCTGCATGTCAGGT TCCCTCCGAAAGATGTCGAAGTTCACGTCCATACCCTGTCTGTCCAGGAGGGGGCGAGCGcgctgctgtcctgctcctgcAAAGCAGACCCCCCTGCCACCGAGTTCCTGTGGGTttacagccagcagggggcggtgtTCCTCCTCCCCCAGCGCTCACACACTGTGCGTCTGTACAACGTCACCCGGGATACCAGAGTGCGCTGCACGGCCCGCAGCCCGATGGGCCAGGCTGACTCCGCCCTCACCGGCATCAGCGTGCAAT ACAAGCCCGTCATCTCCCCTCAGTCTTTCTGCCGCTGGGAGGGGCAGGTGGTCTTCTGCTTCTGCGCTGTGGACGCAAACCCCAGAGCCGCCGTTACCTGGAGCGTCAACAGGAGTGTCCCGCCAGACAGCTACAACACCTCTGCCTCCGTTTCCCCTGGAAACGGCACGCTGTCCGCCACGCTCAGAGGGGATATGGAGCTGGTGCTGAGCGTGACCTGCTACGCCAACAACGCACTGGGAAATGactcctccacactgctgtacaccCTCAATG ATGCTCTGCTGTGGAAAGTGCTTCCGGCAGCGGGTGCTCTGGCATCTCTCCTCCTCGTctcagccctgctgctcctcctctaTCTGTGCCACAGGAAGGCAGGACG ACACCTTCTGAACTGCGGGCCACCCTCCGTGTATCCGGGGAACCTGGGAATCTACCAGGATCGAGCCCCCCTCTACATCAACTGCTCCGAGGTCACCCACATCTACACCAACGGCAGCTACCAGCTCGTCTACCAGAACTGCACACCACTCTTCGTTCGAAACACACAG CAGCGAGAGGGACgtgtagcctggtctgacagaCAGCCACGCAGGGCGAGGACAAGACCCGACACTGACACGGAAACACACGTGTACCTGGAGATCATTTAA